The Emys orbicularis isolate rEmyOrb1 chromosome 14, rEmyOrb1.hap1, whole genome shotgun sequence genome includes a region encoding these proteins:
- the CBLN1 gene encoding cerebellin-1 isoform X1 — MLRLELFLGVAWLAGLACGQNETEPIVLEGKCLVVCDSNPTSDPTGTALGISVRSGSAKVAFSAIRSTNHEPSEMSNRTMLIYFDQVLVNIGSNFDSERSTFISPRKGIYSFNFHVVKVYNRQTIQVSLMLNGWPVISAFAGDQDVTREAASNGVLIQMEKGDRVYLKLERGNLMGGWKYSTFSGFLVFPL; from the exons ATGCTGCGGCTGGAGCTCTTCCTCGGCGTGGCGTGGCTGGCCGGGCTGGCGTGCGGGCAGAACGAGACGGAGCCCATCGTGCTGGAGGGCAAGTGCCTGGTGGTGTGCGACTCCAACCCCACCTCGGACCCCACGGGCACGGCGCTGGGCATCTCGGTGCGCTCGGGCAGCGCCAAGGTGGCGTTCTCCGCCATCCGCAGCACCAACCACGAGCCCTCGGAGATGAGCAACCGGACCATGCTCATTTACTTCGACCAG GTGCTAGTGAATATCGGAAGCAACTTCGACTCGGAAAGAAGCACTTTTATATCGCCCAGGAAAGGGATTTACAGTTTTAATTTTCACGTGGTGAAGGTGTACAACAGGCAAACCATCCAG GTGAGTTTGATGCTAAATGGGTGGCCAGTGATTTCCGCCTTTGCAGGGGACCAAGATGTGACCCGAGAAGCTGCCAGCAATGGAGTCCTGATTCAAATGGAGAAAGGAGACAGAGTTTATCTAAAACTGGAGAGAGGAAACTTGATGGGAGGCTGGAAGTATTCGACATTCTCTGGATTTCTAGTGTTCCCTCTTTAA
- the CBLN1 gene encoding cerebellin-1 isoform X2, whose amino-acid sequence MLGVLFFLFLGVAWLAGLACGQNETEPIVLEGKCLVVCDSNPTSDPTGTALGISVRSGSAKVAFSAIRSTNHEPSEMSNRTMLIYFDQVLVNIGSNFDSERSTFISPRKGIYSFNFHVVKVYNRQTIQVSLMLNGWPVISAFAGDQDVTREAASNGVLIQMEKGDRVYLKLERGNLMGGWKYSTFSGFLVFPL is encoded by the exons Atgcttggggttttgtttttt CTCTTCCTCGGCGTGGCGTGGCTGGCCGGGCTGGCGTGCGGGCAGAACGAGACGGAGCCCATCGTGCTGGAGGGCAAGTGCCTGGTGGTGTGCGACTCCAACCCCACCTCGGACCCCACGGGCACGGCGCTGGGCATCTCGGTGCGCTCGGGCAGCGCCAAGGTGGCGTTCTCCGCCATCCGCAGCACCAACCACGAGCCCTCGGAGATGAGCAACCGGACCATGCTCATTTACTTCGACCAG GTGCTAGTGAATATCGGAAGCAACTTCGACTCGGAAAGAAGCACTTTTATATCGCCCAGGAAAGGGATTTACAGTTTTAATTTTCACGTGGTGAAGGTGTACAACAGGCAAACCATCCAG GTGAGTTTGATGCTAAATGGGTGGCCAGTGATTTCCGCCTTTGCAGGGGACCAAGATGTGACCCGAGAAGCTGCCAGCAATGGAGTCCTGATTCAAATGGAGAAAGGAGACAGAGTTTATCTAAAACTGGAGAGAGGAAACTTGATGGGAGGCTGGAAGTATTCGACATTCTCTGGATTTCTAGTGTTCCCTCTTTAA